The Tolypothrix sp. PCC 7712 region AAACTTCTAAAATATCTTGCAACAATTTAGTTGCATAATCTTCACTTAGTGGCTTCCCAGGAATGATTTCTTGGCTTAAGTCCTGTCCTTCGATAAATTCCTGAACTATGTAAAGATTTTCTCTTTCACTAAAATGTGCTAGTAATCGGGGTATTTGGGGATGTTGGCCCAGTTTTTCGAGAATAGCCGCTTCTTTTTCAAAAAATTCTACAACACGAGGATGGGTTTGGTTAGGGCGGAGTTGCTTAACTACACACAAAGGTCTGCTAGGTTGCAAATTGTCCCTAGCCAGAAATGTTACAGCGAAACCACCGCCGCCTAATTGCCGAATGATTTCGTAGCGTCCAGCCAGTGTGTTCAAGATTACTGCTAACCCCCAGAAACCTCATGAGTTTTAGTGTAATTGTTAATGATTGAATAGGACAAGTCAACTGAAATTATGGTAAATACAATTACTGCTATATAAGCACGGAGATAAAATTGTACCGATAGTTCAGACACACTGACCTTTTATTTTAAATTATGGTTCCGCAGTATTCAGGATTTGAGACTTAGCAGTAACGCGTCATCTATTTAGCGGTGTGTTGGGCGCAAGGATAGTTATTTCGTGAGAAATAATATTGAAAATAGTTGTAATTAATAAATAATCTTTGATTTATCTGTGCTGAGAAATCCGTTTTTTACATTTAGCTAAAATTAGGCATATTCAAACTAAATATGTAAATGTTGTTAGCAAAAAAGGAAAAGGTTTTTATCATTTATCCCTTTCCCTTTTTAATTAAGCTAAAGTTTCTGGTTCCACACCTAAAGCTCTTAATCTGTCTTCTAGTATTCGCGCTCTTTGTTCTGCTGCCAAACGCCTTTGTCCTTCAACATTCGCTCTTTCTTCCGCTTCTTCGATACATTCTTCTACTGTGAGCAACCTTTGCCCTTCTTCGTCATACCAATACAACCATTCCCGTGCAATTCCTTGATAAATTCCTCGATGTCTGCCAATTCCTAAACCAATTTCTGGTAACCAAACAGGACTTCCTGACATGAGTACATATTCGCCATCTACGAGGCGATAAACTTCTAAAGGAGATTTTTTCCGCCGCAGAGGATTATAGATAACGTAGTATAAAATCCCTAATTTTTTAGCATAAAGCTCTTTTTTAGTACTATATTCTCCCCGATGTATTTGCGAAACAACTTCTAATGCCAAAATTGGT contains the following coding sequences:
- a CDS encoding Uma2 family endonuclease; protein product: MLNYNPLHCLPSSEELLNSDDTPVDNQLQHLIPALLESTVTMIWSERWDWFFGVNMGIYYDPNHPALVPDGFLSLGVKRFVDEYLRLSYVLWEEKELPILALEVVSQIHRGEYSTKKELYAKKLGILYYVIYNPLRRKKSPLEVYRLVDGEYVLMSGSPVWLPEIGLGIGRHRGIYQGIAREWLYWYDEEGQRLLTVEECIEEAEERANVEGQRRLAAEQRARILEDRLRALGVEPETLA